CATCTGCTCGTCGTCGACGACGAGGACGCGCGGCGGCTGTCCGTCGGCGCGGTGCAGGGTGGTAGCGGGCGTGGCCATACCCTCGATTGTCCGCGAACTCCTATGGGATTCCTATGGAGCAACCTATGCGCCCGCTGGGAGCGGCGGTGTCGTCAGCCCGGCGCCGGGCGGTCGCGCCGGGACGCGGACCCGCGGCCGGTGCGCAGAACGGTGCGCACGATGAGGGCGCCGAGGACCGAGCCGAGGGTGTTGGCCAGGAGGTCCCGGACATCGGCCACCCGGTCGGCGAGCACCAGGGCCTGGACGCCCTCGATCGCTCCGCTGAGGGCGAGACCGATCGCCGCCGCCCACCACCATCCGGCCCGGCGGCCCAGCCACAGCAGCGCCAGAGCGCCGGCGGGCACGAACAGCACGACGTTGGCGACGAATTCGAGCATGTCGAAGCTGACCCACGCCGACGGTGGCCAGGTGCCGAGGGCGGCCGCGATGCCTCGCAGCGCGCCCCCGGTACCGGCCGCATCGTCGTTGCCCAGCGTGAGCCGGCCGAGGACCAGCAGATAACCGGCCGTCGCGATCGCGAGCCACGCCCGCGCGCGGTGGGTCAGTGGGTGTCCTCGGCTTCGATCTCGGTGCGGTCTCCCGACCAGAGGGTGTGGAAGGTGCCGGGCTTGTCGACCCGCTTGTAGGTGTGCGCGCCGAAGAAGTCGCGCTGGCCCTGGATGAGCGCGGCGGGCAGGCGCTCCGCGCGCAGGCCGTCGTAGTACGCCAGCGACGAGGAGAACGCGGGGGCGGGGATGCCGGCCGTCGCCGCGGCGCCGACGATCGAGCGCCACGCGGACTGCGAACGCTCGAGCGCCTCGACGAAGTAGGGCGCGGTCAGGAGCACGGGCAGGTCCGGGGTCTCCGCGTAGGCATCGGCGATGCGGTTGAGGAACTGGGCCCGGATGATGCAGCCCCCGCGCCAGATCTTCGCGATCGCGCCCAGGTCGATGGACCAGTCGTACTCGGCGGCGCCGGCCCGGATCTCGTCGAAGCCCTGCGAGTACGCGACGATCTTCGAGGCGTAGAGCGCGCGGCGGACGTCTTCGATGAACGCGTCGGGGTCCTCGACGCGGAGGCCGTCGGTCGGACCCGGCAGCCCGCCGGATACCGCGCGCTGCTCGGGGTGGCTGGAGAGCGACCGGGCGAAGACGGCCTCGGCGATGCCGGAGACCGGCACCCCCAGGTTCAGTGCGGTCTGCACCGTCCAGGCCCCGGTGCCCTTGGCGCCGGCCTGGTCGAGGATGACGTCGACCAGGGGCAGCCCGGTCTCCACGTCCACCTGCCGCAGCACCTCGGCCGTGATCTCGATGAGGTACGACTCCAGCTCCCCGCGGTTCCACTCCGCGAAGACGTCGGCGATCTCCGCGGGGGTCTTGCCCGTGCCGCGTCGGATCAGGTCGTAGGCCTCGGCGATGAGCTGCATGTCGGCGTACTCGATGCCGTTGTGCACCATCTTGACGAAGTGGCCCGCGCCGTCGTG
The sequence above is a segment of the Microbacterium caowuchunii genome. Coding sequences within it:
- a CDS encoding VanZ family protein → MLEFVANVVLFVPAGALALLWLGRRAGWWWAAAIGLALSGAIEGVQALVLADRVADVRDLLANTLGSVLGALIVRTVLRTGRGSASRRDRPAPG
- the gndA gene encoding NADP-dependent phosphogluconate dehydrogenase, translated to MSEAETATAGVANIGVVGLAVMGSNLARNLASREGNTVAVFNRSYEKTEHLVTSHPEAGFVPAASYEEFAASLAKPRTAIIMVKAGAGTDAVINALVDVFEPGDIIVDGGNALFTDTIRREKAVRETGINFVGAGISGGEEGALNGPSIMPGGSDESWVTLGPILRSIAAIAEGEPCVTHVGHDGAGHFVKMVHNGIEYADMQLIAEAYDLIRRGTGKTPAEIADVFAEWNRGELESYLIEITAEVLRQVDVETGLPLVDVILDQAGAKGTGAWTVQTALNLGVPVSGIAEAVFARSLSSHPEQRAVSGGLPGPTDGLRVEDPDAFIEDVRRALYASKIVAYSQGFDEIRAGAAEYDWSIDLGAIAKIWRGGCIIRAQFLNRIADAYAETPDLPVLLTAPYFVEALERSQSAWRSIVGAAATAGIPAPAFSSSLAYYDGLRAERLPAALIQGQRDFFGAHTYKRVDKPGTFHTLWSGDRTEIEAEDTH